A genomic window from Bubalus bubalis isolate 160015118507 breed Murrah chromosome 11, NDDB_SH_1, whole genome shotgun sequence includes:
- the FEM1B gene encoding protein fem-1 homolog B: protein MEGLAGYVYKAASEGKVLTLAALLLNRSESDIRYLLGYVSQQGGQRSTPLIIAARNGHAKVVRLLLEHYRVQTQQTGTVRFDGYVIDGATALWCAAGAGHFEVVKLLVSHGANVNHTTVTNSTPLRAACFDGRLDIVKYLVENNANISIANKYDNTCLMIAAYKGHTDVVRYLLEQRADPNAKAHCGATALHFAAEAGHIDIVKELIKWRAAIVVNGHGMTPLKVAAESCKADVVELLLSHADCDRRSRIEALELLGASFANDRENYDIMKTYHYLYLAMLERFQDGDNILEKEVLPPIHAYGNRTECRNPQELESIRQDRDALHMEGLIVRERILGADNIDVSHPIIYRGAVYADNMEFEQCIKLWLHALHLRQKGNRNTHKDLLRFAQVFSQMIHLNETVKAPDIECVLRCSVLEIEQSMNRVKNIPDADVHSAMDNYECNLYTFLYLVCISTKTQCSEEDQCKINKQIYNLIHLDPRTREGFTLLHLAVNSNTPVDDFHTNDVCSFPNALVTKLLLDCGAEVNAVDNEGNSALHIIVQYNRPISDFLTLHSIIISLVEAGAHTDMTNKQNKTPLDKSTTGVSEILLKTQMKMSLKCLAARAVRANDINYQDQIPRTLEEFVGFH, encoded by the exons ATGGAGGGCCTGGCTGGCTATGTTTACAAGGCGGCCAGCGAGGGCAAGGTTCTGACTCTGGCCGCCTTGCTTCTCAACCGGTCTGAAAGCGACATTCGCTATTTGCTTGGCTATGTCAGCCAGCAGGGAGGGCAGCGGTCCACGCCCCTCATCATCGCAGCTCGCAATGGGCACGCTAAGGTGGTGCGCTTGCTGTTAGAACATTACCGGGTGCAGACTCAGCAGACTGGCACCGTCCGCTTCGACGG GTATGTCATTGATGGTGCTACTGCTCTTTGGTGCGCAGCAGGAGCGGGACACTTTGAAGTTGTTAAGCTTCTAGTCAGTCATGGAGCCAACGTGAACCACACCACAGTAACTAACTCAACCCCGCTGCGGGCAGCATGCTTTGATGGCAGATTGGACATTGTGAAATACTTGGTCGAAAATAATGCCAACATCAGCATTGCCAACAAGTATGACAACACTTGCCTAATGATTGCGGCCTACAAGGGACACACCGACGTGGTCAGGTATCTTTTAGAACAACGTGCTGATCCGAATGCTAAAGCGCATTGTGGAGCCACAGCATTGCATTTTGCAGCTGAAGCTGGACACATAGACATCGTGAAGGAGCTGATAAAATGGCGTGCTGCTATCGTAGTGAACGGCCACGGGATGACGCCATTGAAAGTAGCTGCTGAAAGCTGCAAAGCTGACGTTGTCGAACTGTTGCTCTCTCATGCTGACTGTGACCGGAGAAGTCGGATTGAAGCTTTGGAGCTCTTGGGTGCCTCCTTTGCAAATGATCGTGAGAACTACGACATCATGAAGACATATCACTATTTGTATTTAGCTATGTTGGAGAGGTTTCAAGATGGTGATAACATTCTTGAGAAAGAGGTTCTCCCACCAATCCATGCTTATGGGAATAGAACTGAATGTAGAAATCCTCAGGAACTGGAATCCATCCGGCAAGACAGAGATGCTCTTCATATGGAAGGCCTTATCGTTCGGGAACGGATTTTAGGTGCCGACAACATTGATGTTTCCCATCCCATCATTTACAGGGGAGCTGTTTATGCAGATAACATGGAATTCGAACAGTGTATCAAGTTGTGGCTTCATGCCCTGCACCTCAGACAGAAAGGTAACAGAAATACCCATAAGGATCTTCTTCGATTTGCCCAAGTTTTCTCACAGATGATACATTTAAATGAAACTGTGAAGGCCCCAGACATAGAATGTGTTTTGAGATGCAGTGTTTTGGAAATAGAACAGAGTATGAACAGAGTGAAAAATATTCCAGATGCTGATGTCCACAGTGCGATGGACAATTATGAATGTAACCTCTATACCTTTCTGTATTTAGTGTGCATCTCCACCAAAACACAGTGCAGTGAAGAAGATCAGTGCAAGATTAACAAGCAGATCTACAACCTGATTCACCTTGATCCCAGAACTCGTGAAGGTTTCACCCTGCTGCATCTAGCCGTCAACTCAAATACCCCAGTTGATGATTTCCACACCAATGACGTTTGCAGCTTTCCGAACGCGCTTGTCACAAAGCTCCTGCTGGACTGTGGTGCTGAGGTCAATGCTGTGGACAATGAAGGGAACAGCGCCCTTCACATTATCGTTCAGTACAACAGGCCCATCAGTGATTTTTTGACCTTGCACTCTATCATCATTAGTCTAGTTGAAGCTGGCGCTCACACTGACATgacaaataaacagaataaaactcCACTAGACAAAAGTACAACTGGGGTATCAGAAATACTACTTAAAACTCAAATGAAGATGAGTCTTAAGTGCCTGGCTGCCCGGGCAGTTCGGGCTAATGACATTAACTACCAAGACCAGATCCCCAGAACTCTTGAAGAGTTTGTTGGATTTCATTAA